The DNA segment TCCGAGCACCACCTCGATCGCATCGGCCTTGCGCAGGTCGTCAGGGTTCATGCCGTAGCGCGACGGCAGGTACTGGTACACCAGGTGCTTGCTCTGCCCGCGCTCCTCCGGCGTCATGCCACCGTCGCCGGTGGTGGTCGAGGTGCCGACCTCGCTGGCGCCGCGGCCCAGCGCCTCCTTGGCCTGACCGGACAGCGCACCGAACGACATCCCCGCGATGGTGACCGGGATATCGAGGTGCAGTGGGTATTTCGCGTGGCGGTCACCCAGCACGACGTCGGTCGCGCACTTCTCGCGATAGCCCTCCAGCGGGTAGCGCGACATCGATGCGCCGAGGAACAGCAGATCGTCGAAGTGCGGCAGCGCACGCTTGGCGCCCCAGCCGCGGATGTCGTAGATACCGGTCTCGGCCGCCCGCTGGATGCCCGCGATGGTGGCACGGTCGAAGGTCGCGGATTCGCGCAGGCCCCAGGTGCTCATCAGTAACTCCCTGTGTTGTCGACGTGGAAGTGGTAGAGCTCGCGGGCGGAGCCGTAGCGGGTGTACGCCGCGGTGTCATCGTCCTCGAAACCGGCGGCCTTGAGCAGCCGCCCGAGTTCCTCGTGGTGTTCGGCGCGCATCTCCTTGGCCACGCAGTCCGCGCCGAGCGAGGCAACCGAGCCGCGAACGTAGAGGCGCGCCTCGTAGATCGAGTCGCCGAGCGCCTCACCGGCGTCCCCGCGCACCACGAGCCGGCCGGCCTGGGCCATGAACGCGCTCATGTGGCCGATGTCGCCGCCGACGACGATGTCGACACCCTTCATCGAGATACCGCACCGGGCAGCGGCATTGCCCTCGATCACCAGCAGCCCGCCGTGGCCGGTGGCGCCCGCGGACTGCGACGCGTTGCCCTTGACCCACACGGTTCCGCTCATCATGTTCTCGGCCACACCGGTGCCGGCGTTGCCGTCGATGACCACCTCGGCCTGCTGGTTCATTCCGGCCGCGTAGTAGCCGACGTGACCCTCGACCGTCACACGGACGGGGGCGTTGAGCCCGACGGCGACGTTGTGCGCACCGTCGGGATGCCGGATCACGACGTCCCCGGCGATGTCACCGGCGTGCAGCGCGGCATTGACGTCGCGCAGCTTGGTCGTGTGGAGGTCGAATGTCAGCGCGGCTGTCATCTCTTCCATGCGTACACCACCTCGGGCTCGGGCTCCCAGATCGCGGCGTTCTCGACGCCGGGAAGGCTTGACAGCGCGCGGTATTCGCTCGCCATCGCGACCCAGTCGGACGTCTCGGCGATCACCGCGGGTTTGCAGGCGATCGCGTCACGCACGACCGCGAACGAGTCGCGGTTGGACACGAGCAGCGTGTAGAAGCCGTCGAACGTGGCGCACAGTTCCTTGAGCGCGGTCTCGACGTCGCGACCGGCGGCCAACTGGGTGGCGACGAACCGCGCCCCGACCTCCGTGTCGTTCTCGCTGTCGAATTCGACACCCGCGGCGCGCAGTTCACGCCGGATGGTGGCGTGGTTGGCGAAGGACCCGTTGTGCACCAGGCACTGATCGGGTCCGACCGCGTACGGGTGCGCACCCGAGGGCGTCACCGCCGATTCGGTGGCCATCCGGGTGTGGCCGACGCCCTGCCAGCCCTGTGCTGTCGCCAGACCCCACGAATCGGCCAGCCGGCGCGGATCGCCCACACCCTTGAGCACGGCGAGATCGTCACCGAAACCGGCGA comes from the Mycolicibacterium litorale genome and includes:
- a CDS encoding protein glxC, translating into MTAALTFDLHTTKLRDVNAALHAGDIAGDVVIRHPDGAHNVAVGLNAPVRVTVEGHVGYYAAGMNQQAEVVIDGNAGTGVAENMMSGTVWVKGNASQSAGATGHGGLLVIEGNAAARCGISMKGVDIVVGGDIGHMSAFMAQAGRLVVRGDAGEALGDSIYEARLYVRGSVASLGADCVAKEMRAEHHEELGRLLKAAGFEDDDTAAYTRYGSARELYHFHVDNTGSY
- a CDS encoding class II glutamine amidotransferase domain-containing protein, whose amino-acid sequence is MCGIVGLHLRNPELHPRLGELLTGMLCEMSDRGSDSAGVAVYGDPTWTPAGHGCVSLLEIGASPESVSDAVGSALGVAVSVTVLDATYLVTAQAESEAVLAAARAAFPEALVAGFGDDLAVLKGVGDPRRLADSWGLATAQGWQGVGHTRMATESAVTPSGAHPYAVGPDQCLVHNGSFANHATIRRELRAAGVEFDSENDTEVGARFVATQLAAGRDVETALKELCATFDGFYTLLVSNRDSFAVVRDAIACKPAVIAETSDWVAMASEYRALSSLPGVENAAIWEPEPEVVYAWKR